In Wenyingzhuangia fucanilytica, the following are encoded in one genomic region:
- a CDS encoding DUF6973 domain-containing protein, giving the protein MKSQTTLKCLLFLFFGMGILNQSFSQSYKGYKKLSSHEKCWVFFHPFKAKRAYRVSKEVERSIDSILNIGVMGNHHVGNQLDAFKHAFWMWSLAEEIGWRSARSLGIEHEKGNYEFFKEHKLEDGVLPDKISCEMDLHNNSVGLALYKEHKKEKLSRSERMELVRKAVIEGRMKMIYQTKNQQYIDSTGQIIPKEEHYGLWENRKCLVPSRAEYLMADNKSKYLNLSDQKTNR; this is encoded by the coding sequence AATGTTTATTATTCTTGTTTTTTGGAATGGGAATTTTAAATCAAAGTTTTTCACAATCGTATAAAGGGTATAAAAAATTAAGTTCACATGAAAAGTGCTGGGTGTTTTTTCATCCGTTTAAAGCAAAAAGAGCTTATAGAGTTTCTAAAGAGGTGGAGCGTAGTATAGATTCCATTTTAAATATAGGGGTGATGGGGAATCACCATGTAGGAAATCAATTAGATGCTTTTAAACATGCTTTTTGGATGTGGAGTTTGGCCGAAGAAATTGGTTGGCGTTCTGCTAGAAGTTTGGGAATAGAGCACGAAAAAGGGAATTATGAGTTTTTTAAAGAGCATAAATTAGAAGATGGTGTATTGCCCGATAAAATAAGTTGTGAAATGGATTTACACAACAATAGTGTTGGTTTGGCTTTGTATAAAGAACATAAAAAAGAAAAACTATCTAGGAGTGAACGAATGGAATTGGTGAGAAAGGCGGTTATTGAAGGGAGGATGAAAATGATTTATCAAACCAAGAACCAACAATATATAGATAGTACTGGGCAAATTATTCCTAAAGAAGAACATTACGGACTGTGGGAAAATAGAAAATGTTTGGTTCCATCAAGAGCTGAATATTTAATGGCTGATAATAAATCTAAATACTTAAATTTGTCAGACCAAAAAACAAATAGATGA